A window of Mixophyes fleayi isolate aMixFle1 chromosome 10, aMixFle1.hap1, whole genome shotgun sequence contains these coding sequences:
- the LOC142103512 gene encoding speedy protein A-like — protein MDRRTTEDEIPAKRRKLDEDQRDHSSVEHSPSLGQQKAAFYKLLEDCTINKFLERDQCMRISDKYLLAMVFIYFQRAGLTLSEYTRVNFYSALELAYKMEEEEPLHYTISSYGERDVGYRKFQKNTEVLWTRMELRTFVTLEQCEEVMRGEHHLIWRRNRRRHHGGAIREYFRRPCHLCHTPQPFQFPCCLL, from the exons GACAACAGAAGACGAGATCCCTGCAAAGCGAAGAAAACTGGATGAAGACCAAAGAGACCATAGCAGCGTTGAACACTCACCTAGCCTAGGACAACAGAAAGCTGCATTCTACAAACTGCTGG AGGATTGTACCATCAACAAATTCCTGGAAAGGGATCAATGTATGAGAATATCAGAcaag TACTTGCTGGCAATGGTGTTCATCTACTTCCAGAGAGCTGGACTAACTCTGAGCGAATACACCCGCGTCAACTTTTActccgcact ggAGCTTGCATATAAaatggaggaggaagaaccaCTTCACTACACAATCTCTTCTTATGGTGAACGAGATGTCGGTTACAGGAAGTTCCAGAAGAACACAGAAGTCTTGTGGACCAGAATGGAGCTCCGGACATTTGTGACTCTGGAACAATGTGAAGAG gTGATGAGAGGCGAACACCACTTAATATGGCGAAGGAATAGAAGAAGACATCATGGCGGAGCGATCAGGGAATATTTCAGAAGACCATGTCATCTGTGTCACACGCCTCAGCCCTTTCAGTTTCCCTGCTGCCTGCTCTGA